The nucleotide sequence GTCAGTTCACCAGTTGCCACGAGCGCCTCCCGTCACCGAAGCTCCGTCCGCCGCACCGACGGCGGTCGCGCCGCCCGCGTGCGAATGCCTGGCGCCGACACCGTCGGGGTTGGCGCTCCACCACATGGCCGGGTACTCCCACGGCTGCCCCGGCCGGTACCGGGCGACGCCCGCGCCCTTCGACCGCAGCGTGGCCACCCCGCACAGCGCGTAGATGACCAAGGGGATCACCGCGAAGACCAGGATCGTCTCGACAAGGTTCACGCGCGTGAGCGTATCCGATGGCGTGCGGCCGCACCCGCTCGCACGGCACCTACCGCTCGTCGTCCGGAGCGGTCCGTCCGCCGCTTGCCGCGAAAGCGCTCCCACGTTGGGGCGAAGCCCGCAAGGCCGAAAGGTTGCAACTCAACGTACGGGCGGCCGCACCCGGCGCTGTCGTCTTGTCGCCGCCTTGAAATCCTCGTAGCTTTTTCACCTGTACGGGCCTTGCGCCCAGCTCCCCCACCCCAGCAGGTAACGCACCGGTCGCAGGAGGACATGTCATGCAGAGCACCCAGACACCCGGCCAGGCGATCATCGACGACATTTCGTCACTCTTCGAAATTGAATTCGTGCCCGGTACGCGTGTGACGGCGGGCACACGGGTTACGCGCGGTACTCGTGTCACTCGCGGTACGCGGGTCACCGCCGGCACCCGGGTCACCCGCGGAACGCGCGTCACCGCCGGAACCCGCGTCACGCGTGGCACCCGGGTCACTCGCGGCACCCGCGTGACGGCCGGAACCCGCGTCACGTGCGGCACGCGCGTCACCCGCGGAACCCGGGTCACCCGTGGCACCCGCGTCACCTGCCAGAGCGACTTCTCCCTCGCCGCCTGAGTCCGAGCACGACCGGTTTGCAGGGGACGGCGTACTCGTAACGAGCTCCACCACGGCATCATCGGCCCGCCCCGGCCGCCGCGAGGCAGCCGGGGCGCCGACGTGTTCGTGGTCAGGTCAGGCCGCGGTTCCCAGGTACGGCCGCCACAACGGGTCGGCCTCCTTCGAATGCGCGAGCAGCCGCCAGTGCGGCCCGTGCGGGGCCCTCGGCACGACGCGCAGGCGCCAGCCGATCTCGGAAAGCAGCTTGTCCGCCTTCCGGTGATTGCACTTGGCGCAGCAGGCCACACAGTTCGTCCAGCTGTGGGGGCCGCCACGACTGCGCGGGACGACGTGGTCGATCGTCTCGGCCCGCCCTCCGCAGTAGGCGCAGCGGTACCGGTCGCGGTGCATCAGCCCGGCCCGGGTCAGCGGCACCTGCGCGCGGTAGGGCACGCGCACGTAGGTGCTCAGCCGGATCACCGAAGGCACGGGCAGCGAGACCGTGGCAGCGTGCAGTTCGAGACCCGCCGGGTCGCCGTGCACCACCTCGGCCTTGCCGCACATCACGAGGACCACCGCCCGCCGCAACGGCAGCGCCGT is from Amycolatopsis lurida and encodes:
- a CDS encoding HNH endonuclease, which codes for MLLNATFEPLTALPLRRAVVLVMCGKAEVVHGDPAGLELHAATVSLPVPSVIRLSTYVRVPYRAQVPLTRAGLMHRDRYRCAYCGGRAETIDHVVPRSRGGPHSWTNCVACCAKCNHRKADKLLSEIGWRLRVVPRAPHGPHWRLLAHSKEADPLWRPYLGTAA